In Hyperolius riggenbachi isolate aHypRig1 chromosome 1, aHypRig1.pri, whole genome shotgun sequence, the genomic window CCTGCATCCCTGGAGGTTCACTCCCTCTCTGATATTCCACCAAACATGTAGGTTATCCATTTTAAGCTATAATCTAACTAAAAGGACTATCAGCATTATAAAGGAGTACGTTGCAAATGTGAGAGGTAACACCCTTATGAGGTGCTTCAGCAAGCCTGTGTCAGCCAAAAAGGATGCTGTGGTAATTTAATGAGAGGGGCTTATGGTGCTCTCTGGTCACCTCATTTATCAGCAGCTGATCAAACGGCCCTCTCCGTTCCCTattgggggagaagggggggaatCACAGCATTCCATTGTTTCATAACAATTAAAGCACAGACATAATAATATATACTTTATATTACTGACAAAGCCAAATTTACCTGCTTTTAAAAGTATTGCATTAAGAGTAAACTCAACATTTTAACATTTCTATTTtccaaaataaatcattttcatCTGTATTATTCTGTAATTTTCTTACTTGATCACTACATCTGCTGACCTCTGTCTATATTTGCTGCATCTCCACTACATATGCAGATTAGAATTTACTTCCCATTGGTTCAGACAAATGGAGCCTCACTGAGGCTTGTTTGATTTTCCTACCAGAGCTTATTTGTGTatgactaaggccacatacacacatcagaccatagtctttggaaaatgaaagatcacagaccaatcttaccacccttcatgtagtatgagagccatcctccacacagtcttttctatggagctgaactccacatcagaaaaaaaatcttaagatgcttcacacacagatgctgtacagacacaaaagatcagtatctgcaaaagatctgttcctgccaagaatccattcctgcaaattgcaatgatagtctatgagatctgcagatcatcatacacacatgatttaactgacattcatctgcagatcagatccaccaggatggattttcagatctgcagatgattgcttgatctgcagatgaatgtcagttaaatcatgtgtgtatgatgatctgcagatctcatagactatcattgcaattttcaggaatggatttttggcaggaacagatcttttgcagatactgatcttttgtgtctgtacagcatctgtgtgtgcagcatcttgcaaagatttttttctgatggggagttcagctccattttaaagactgtgtagagtatggctctcatactacatgaagggtggtaagattggtctgtgatctttcattttccaaagactatggtctgatgtgtgtatgagccttaagggcctgtttccactatatgccaattctggatgcagaaaagctAACTCCACTTAATAATAATCAATAGTATCGCTGCGCAAAATATGCAGAAAAGTACTTGACAAGTGTCCCAGCCGCAAGCAGTGTCCTCTGTATAGGAAGTCCAAACGTTATGTATTCAATGCTGCTGCGCTTTAAATCCTCATAGGTTCATCCATTAGCATATGTGGGGGGAAGAAGGAAACAACATATAGTGTGTAACGTTTGCTTAATAACACCCTCAGTGATAAGCACACACTTCCGAATAATGTGATAAAGCCCCCAACCAGGAGAACCTCCACCACTTGCTATAGAGTGGCCGCTCACCCTCAGTTTTCTTGTAAACAAGCCCAACTCCTGGCAGCCATTGCCTCTGTAAAAAACTTCCTAGAGCCAATATAAAGGTAaaacatagcgtaattccgtttattaaaacaaaaagatcCCTGCTAACAAAGCTGCTTACAATGTAATCACTTGGGTATGAGCATATCGTATAGTATACTGCACCAGGTCATCAGCGCGTCCGCCGGCCAAGTGTGACTGTAAACCTCGCTCCTTCCCCAGTGTGCGTGCGTAcgtccaagctccgccctacgcgtttcgtcactaggcgtgactcatcaggggctggacgcACACACGCAGTCATCATTATTTATACCACCTCTCGCAGTGCACTCCCAATGGCCAGGAGGCGTGCGTCGTGCGCCTATGCATATTCATAACATCACATTGCACACCCCCCGACCCACACATGAGCTGTAATGCAGCATATATAAACCACTCCATTACCATTTATAAACGCGCATACAGCGCTGGGAAAACGCATGCAACACGTGCATATTGCGTCCTATGCCCCATGCATACAAACCTTATAATCTAAACATTAAAAACACCATCATGTAGTCTATCTGATATGGTTCAACTGCGGTTTTCGTTATGTTGGACGTACTACTAGGCAGCTTAAAAAACGCATCTCAgaacatatatacaaaataagaAAGGGCCATGAGGACCATAGTGTTTCAGCCCATTTTAAACAGATGCATGCATGTGACCCAAACCAGATGCATTACTGTGCAATTGATAAGCTGGTACCCTCTTGGAGGGGTGCAAACAGGTTGCGGGAATTATGTAGAATGGAAACCAAATGGATTTATATGTTACGTACACTCACACCTGAGGGACTGAACATTGAGGTTGATATCAACTGTTTTATAAGTAACGATTAAAAGTTggggttgtggggggggggggggttgaatttCTGAGTTGTTAAGTTGCACATGTTTAAGTCTTAAACAGTGGGGGGATTAATGGTGGGGAATGCTGACATATAGGGAATGATTACATGGGACTAGATGCTAATTTGTACACAGCTAAGGTTTAACAGTGGGGGGGTTCTCTGGTGGGGGGTGCTGATATATAGGGAATGATTTATGTGCATTTCACTAGATTGGTCATATTGATTGTATATTATGCTATGGGCTGTGGTCCTTTAAGAGATGGTTCATTTAAAAGATGGTTTTTAGAATACCTCTAAGCTTAAATcttctttttattaattttaattttattttattatttttttatttttgcattgtTTTTAATGTTTAGATTATAAGGTTTGTATGCATGGGGCATAGGACGCAATATGCACGTGTTGCATGCGTTTTCCCAGCGCTGTATGCGCGTTTATAAATGGTAATGGAGTGGTTTATATATGCTGCATTACAGCTCATGTGTGGGTCGGGGGGTGTGCAATGTGATGTTATGAATATGCATAGGCGCACGACGCACGCCTCCTGGCCATTGGGAGTGCACTGCGAGAGGTGGTATAAATAATGATGACTGCGTGTGTgcgtccagcccctgatgagtcacgcctagtgacgaaacgcgtagggcggagcttggacgtacgcacgcacgcacactggGGAAGGAGCGAGGTTTACAGTCACACTTGGCCGGCGGACGCGCTGATGACCTGGTGCAGTATACTATACGATATGCTCATACCCAAGTGATTACATTGTAAGCAGCTTTGTTAGCAGGgatctttttgttttaataaacggaattacgctatgtttTACCTTTATATTGGCTCTAGGAAGTTTTTTACAGAGGCAATGGCTGCCAGGAGTTGGGCTTGTTTACAAGAAAACTGAGGGTGAGCGGCCACTCTATAGCAAGTGGTGGAGGTTCTCCTGGTTGGGGGCTTTATCACATTATTCGGAAGTGTGTGCTTATCACTGAGGGTGTTATTAAGCAAACGTTACACACTATGTTGTTTCCTTCTTCCCCCCACATATGCTAATGGATGAACCTATGAGGATTTAAAGCGCAGCAGCATTGAATACATAACTCCActtaatgcctatgggcctgtttccactaacgtGTTAATTGTATGGGAAACGatgcatgatgcagaaatctgcaaatcgcgtttagtggaaacaggctcataggcattcattggagtcagttttgctgcatccagaatccgcatgtagtggaaacaagcGCTAAATAGGcacatccagaaatctggatgcagaaCAACTGATGCaggtccatagctcccaactgtccctcttttggagggacagtccctctttgggagcactgtccctctgtccctctttcctcctcctttgtccctctttcaggacgttgtccctctttctatgtaattaTATAAATTCCTCTACTAAAAAATCAGTAAATCCACATGGAGCAGGCACCAGCGATGAAAAAAGTAATCTCTTTATTGATCACATGGATTAAAATCAGCAGTGATattacaacgacagaccgctgtttcgagccatagggctctttatcaagttgtcaaaaaaCTGCAATACAAACAATCACCTTCCACCATTCCTTATATACACAAGTAGCACCAATCGGTGGTCAGTGTTTGAATCAACGAATCACAGTGCATAAAcagcatggaggacctgatggggaactgtgtaATACACCAAAATGCACACCCCTTTCAGATCAGACCACTCCCACAGAATATGAATTTGGTAAAAAAGTACTTAAAATTCTCACCTATTGTAAACAAAAATATTCTCCAGCTTCCCTGACTTCATGTCTGGACATGGGGAGAGCCTCCAGCCCGCCGCGCAGTTTGCAAGATAAAAACGCCGTTTTCGCCAGCTCCAGCCAATCAAATTGTGACTAGTGTCAACCAATGAAAGGCCCCTATGTCTCCAAGCGGCGACCAATCCGCTTCAACATACGCATCAGCCAATGGGCTATGCGTACGTCACAACGCGTCTCACGCGGCGGTCAATCCGCATAGACCTGCGGCCAGACCAATAGGCAACGCGTATAAAACGACGCTTGGGCGGCGATGACCAATCCGCATGCACATGCGGACCAGCCAATAAACAATGCGTACATCGAGACAAAACAAAGGAGGCGGCCAATCCACAGTCATCAGCAGCGCATATACTGTAAACAATGCGTACTACGTGACGCAACACAAAACTGGCCAATAAGTATAAATGACCATTCATGCGTTCCTGAGGACTGCATAGTAAGCATAAGGAGAGAACCGCCTCCTCTAAATAAAGCAGCCAATAGATTTCACATTAGCAGCTCAGACAACCATATATAGTGACCAGATACTCTCCCCACCTCCAGCAAAGTACAAGCCAGGAATCTAGATCAGGaaaaaaactaagaaaaaaaacTAGGAAAAACCCATGTTCTCTTACTGTGTTATTAAAAATTTGACTCAGACACCACACACCGTCTACTACATCAACTAATAAAAATTCCCCTGTAATCAATATAGAGACAAACAAGCCACATGGATCCTAACAATTTCAGATGCAAAAGGACAGATCATAGTCTAAGTTTAAACCTCCATTACCCAGAACACCCAATTTTTTAATCCAGAACGCTTCACGTCTGGATAGCTCtttataaaaaatgtgtttgattgacactAAACTTTATTCAACATCcttaaaattgatatatttctaatttaaaaatgttaatatgaaggaaaatgaaccaaatagaaaggaccagagtggtttgaattaaaaaacaacatattattcttatgaaatctttatggtatgcgtgactaggggtgtgacgggggtttgaacaggggtgtggcaggggcatggtttaagtgtccctctttctcatctcaaaaagttgggaggtatgcagatcTAGTGGGAATAGGCCcttcaagggaaccttaactgaacggggagtAAAGagtctcacttacctggggctattaccagccccctgcagcagtcctgtgccctcggagccgctctggaatcctccggtcccctgctgtcactcagtttcgtttttgacgactcaccagtcggccggccaaaaatacgcgttgccgcattccgcaagcgtaggtatgcggcaacgcgtatctttgtacgcgttgtggtccgcaacagcgctaattgcagtagggaatgcgtccaataatacgcatggcggccggccgactggtgagtcatcaaaagcgaaactaagtgacagcgggggaccggaggattccagagcggttcagagggcacaggactgctgcagggggctggtaatagccccaggtaagtgaaactctttaccccccgttcagttaaggttccctttaagatacccATTGGATCTCTTTATTTTATAATTAATGGGAAGCCTCAGTTGGAAATCAAACATGATGACTGGTGATGATCAGGCAAAGATCACAAAGTCAAATTTGTGGCAAATCGGGCAGATTCACATGAGTCTACATTTTTGTGAATCACCAATCTAATTCACCACTAGGCAAATTGTTTGGGTGGAGCTGCCCATCTCCTTTTTTACATTTAATTAGTTTGCGTTCCGAGGTTTTTACCCCTCCAGCTTCCTAACAATTTTAACACTTTTGCTGTGTTACCTTTGATACAGCAGTAAGTTTTGAATTTCTTATTCCATCGTAGtgatatatattttgttttttttttcactacaatccaggctttctttgggaaatatgttttttcaaaaaattatttttatagtaattttacagggaaaaattaggcaaaaatgcagaagatacaattttttttttcatttttcacttttcctaattttcacatgacaagccccgcagttataaaacacatacaaatatatactTTGGCCCTTCCTAgtgaaaatgataccacatatgccatATGTTATTACTAGCTGGGCACGTGGTGTACTGTTATCCACAGTCTGCGTGTCTGAAGCAATGGAATGCATTTGCTAGGGCAACAGttcaggggtcccagtgctgtacagatgtatcACTAGGCAACGACAAATCAATGCACCTGTAAAGCATTGAGGCCCCAAACTGTCGTCCTAGTGAACGCATCCTATCGCTACATGCGGCTATCATTAAAAGTGTATAAACAATTATAGGTATTGCAGTGGTAACaagggtttaaccacttgagaaccgcagtgttaaaccccctagtgaccaggcaattttttactaattgggccactgcagctttaaggcctatctgcacaactcagcacacaagtgattcccccccccccctttttctccccaccaacagcactctctgttggtggggtctgatcgctcctcagttgtttatttatttttttataaatatttattttattaattttttattaaatgttactactttttttatttattttatacttccccctcccttcctcccactGCCAGCAAATcagcgtgattggctgtcataggcttcagtctatgacagccgatcacttttgtgcctgacagggggacagccatgtcatacggctgtccccagtacagcgctgctgcagatcgcaacgctgtacaatGTTTAAAGACAACGGTTTAGCCGTCTAACAGATGAAGCGAATCGGTCGGCATGAAGTTAAGAGGCTAGGCTAGGTAGGGTTGACACTtaacagggtaaaaaaaaaaatattttattgagaccttttactttaattttttttttatttgtaaaactttttatTACTTAACTTTATTGAACAATTGTTTCTGTTTGCTGAAGTGTAGGAACCAATTTAGGATAGAAATTTGATTTATTGCAGAGTGCACTTGTGTCTGTCAATTGTatcattttatttttagttcCTTTTGCTTGTTGTTTGCTAAAACTGTTGTAGAATACAAGATGAAAAGGTAAAAGGTCCTGATGCATTAAACTTTCATCACAAGTTCTCATCTTTGTATTGCTTATTTATATgataagaaatctatctgatacctttattaagccccatacacacactcaacagcggtctttttagAGTACAATCAGCACAGTTGAAAGATAGATAGACACAAAGACAAACAGACAATTAAAATACTGATGTGCGCGATAGATACCTTTATTTGGCAATGCCTTTTATTGATGATAGGAACCATATcgctaacatttcaaaaatataaaatacacatgtacatatatttataaaatgtacttttctcacagagtaaaatgcactataaattatgtttctcctattttgctgtcgattacaataggcagtagaattctttacaaaagcagtgGCACTCCATGGAAAGGATTGATACAAACATGCCGGCCAGCCTACCTAGGTGCTTGTTCAGTATTTTGGCAGCTGGAATGAGCAAATGCCATTCAGTAAAAGAActttagaaaataaagaaaacactaagAATCCCTTTGAGGAGATGGAACTGCCCGAAACCTGTCAGGTCTGTCACTTTTTCACAACCTATTGTAAATAACAGTGAGGTAGGAAAAAAGAAAGTCAGTGCattgtactctggaagaaatgcacatTATATATACAagcatacacatgcattttacatttacaATTTTTGACTAAGGTGGTcctctaaagtgtacctgaggcgtacagtgcaaaacatatcgtattaataaccaggttgttttactttttaattttgctgcttaaagaggagctgttaggtataaggtctcagagaaaataaacacatatatcagtagctaaatattggctgtacttacattacatatgcatttcactgtccacgtttggatttcacagaatttgtatatagtatttgcagagattgatgctcctgacagctcatggcaggttccatgtttgtctgtcttgtatgaagcaaattgtgatgtaatatcctcccttaccctgcttcctgatgatacgactcacaaaaaagatcaggatcaaagatcctaatggtccatgatccggacaacactactgtgcagtgaatattaattagccatgtggctaggaacaatagcggactcatgcagtatactctaacggaacatgtgccctgtgaacagcacattgatttttcagtgttgtgagctggactgcaagatacaagctgctgtaacatgagcctgtaacttctcactgtgaaagcagccttagggtgggATAGggtaatgaaggggaggaccaagggagtgcagtggggagaagaagcagccccagaatgctttgcagtatctgttatgcggcctgacggcctccttaggagcttgggaatatagAGGCTTGCTGTACAGAAAACATCAAagtttgcctttttggcttccttctaaataaactgtttaacacaggaaaatagaggtttaaattagcttttgcagcctgacagttactctttaaaagagttaatttttaggcatggaagtgacagcttctgtcttgtccatTCCTTGTCGGGAAtacagtaaacctcactgataagctagTTACaggcataaaagttttcctgacagaatacaacttctaacTGCAaggggagatagaaaaaggtcaatagtttatgtattttaatttAGGGACGCTTAAGCCTGAGCAGAGACAGCAAAACattcaatctgctttgtaaatgtttaaatataaaataaaaccatgggatagctttaaaaaggtaattttagtagtagaaggataaatacaattgtttatctcatcagtttattttcacgccaggttcactttaatcttccCTGGGAAATATTCCTACACAATTAAGTAATATAATTAACAAATACATGCTACTGTCTAGCTGAATTAATTTAtcttcagcattttcctcagaactgtTTTCACCTCTTGGTTTCTCAGACTATAGATGATCGGGTTCAAGACTGGAGTGAGGAGAGTGTAAAATACAGCTATGGAACTGTTCCCTGAGGAGCTAGAATCAGGCCTCATGTATATCAGCACACAGGGAACATAGAATAACATAACCACTGTGACATGTGATCCACACGTGGAGAAAGTTTTCTTCCGTGCTTTCAAAGATTTCTTCTTCATAATGGCAATGAGAATATGGACATAGGAAGTGAGGATTAAAATAAAGCAGAGTAAGGCAACAGTTCCAATGTTGGCCAGAGTCACAGTCTTGTTcacggtggtatcagcacaggccAGCTTTAGAATGGGAATGATGTCACAGAAGAAATGGTCTATTCTGTTATGGTGACAATAGGGCAGAAGGAATGTTAGGACTGTATGAGACATGGAATGGAGCGATGCTATCAACCAGCATCCAAATGCAAAGCCCATACAAACCTTCCAGCTCAACAGGCTGCTATAATGTAAGGGCCGACATATCGCTACATAGCGATCGTACGCCATGACGGTGTACAGAAAGCACTCACAGCTTGCCAGGAAATGGAAAAAGTATAACTGGCATACACATTCACGGAAGGAAATGGTCTtcacaaataaaatgttggccAATAATTTTGGCAAGGTGACTGAGGAGAGACACATATCCAGAATGGAAAGATTTACTAGAAAGAAGTACATGGGCGTGTGGAGAGCTGGCTTCTCTTTAACTGCTATGATAATGAGAGAGTTCCCCACAAGTGTGAGTATGTATATCAAACAGAAAAAGCAAAACAGGGGCAGCTCCAGGCTTTCAGTGTGTGGAATTCCTTGCAGTATGAATTCAGTCAACACAACAGAGTCATTTCTAGACATGATTATATAAAAATCAGGCTTAATTAAAGCAGAAGACTTTGAACTGAACACCAGGAAAAAAATGATGCTGCCTGATGATTCTTTCCATGGAAAGTTGCAAAACATTCTCCTCTGTGATCATTTCACAAGTATCTGTGGATGTGAGGTGCTGtataagtgtgtgcgtgtgtgtatacagtgtgtgcagggccggttctctcatgaggcaaggtgaaacattgaCATCAAGTGGccaagattacaggggcagcatgtttgcactgtgttcacactaacagcatgcagtcagagtaggaggacaagcgagaggagagcgagcgaggtgaagaggtcatcattgggaaaaaacagcttgttgtgctgtgtgaggagtctgacagtgagtgaggagggggaggcaggagagcagcagtgtttcatttgacttgcacagcaaaaaggaggaggtggcactgaagtactgaatgaggaggaatggaggacggccaactggctgagggtgagcagtttatttgtcacagactcgcagctAGTCAGCCAGCcaatgtgttattgtgttgagctgtggCATGCCACTCACATCTCAAGTTATTGCATATGCTTCTTTGCTGACTGAAAACATGAAATTATGCAGTGTAAAttttcaggtgctgtgcgatcattccaaatcaggaaagggggggggggggtgtgcatcctcataagtttgcctcaggcagctaaAAGTCTACAAACggccctgagtgtgtgtctgtgtgtgtgtatacagtgtgtgtatacggtgggtgggtgtgtgtgtgtatacggtgtgtgtgtgtatacagtgtgtgtgtgtgtgtgtgtgtgtatacggtgtgtgtttgtatacagtgtgtgtgtgtatacagtgtgtgtgtgtgtgtgtgtgtgtgtacggtatgtgtgtttgtatacagtgtgtgtgtgtatatgtgtttgtgtgtttgtaaaAACAGAAACACTGTCAAcacccttttaaaacaatacaatgTGATGGATTTGGACGGAAGCTGTTTTCATTATCCCCTTTCTTGCTTGGTTGTCATGTAGATCCTCAGGC contains:
- the LOC137561837 gene encoding olfactory receptor 10G4-like, with amino-acid sequence MSRNDSVVLTEFILQGIPHTESLELPLFCFFCLIYILTLVGNSLIIIAVKEKPALHTPMYFFLVNLSILDMCLSSVTLPKLLANILFVKTISFRECVCQLYFFHFLASCECFLYTVMAYDRYVAICRPLHYSSLLSWKVCMGFAFGCWLIASLHSMSHTVLTFLLPYCHHNRIDHFFCDIIPILKLACADTTVNKTVTLANIGTVALLCFILILTSYVHILIAIMKKKSLKARKKTFSTCGSHVTVVMLFYVPCVLIYMRPDSSSSGNSSIAVFYTLLTPVLNPIIYSLRNQEVKTVLRKMLKIN